The following are encoded together in the Nymphaea colorata isolate Beijing-Zhang1983 chromosome 14, ASM883128v2, whole genome shotgun sequence genome:
- the LOC116267746 gene encoding D-glycerate 3-kinase, chloroplastic isoform X1, whose amino-acid sequence MKKYPVASNDRLDRLRSNLSSPSHSPPLSYEKSANSLFGFFCLFEVREVEEGMVGLSVLCHHHHLPCLPSEWSISTSATTSSHSCSFHSRNHLASSFFSLHRHDVQRPSWSQGLSLYCNNFIRSNGRELTIPRSTFSTTPAMVAAVHDLFDFICSGPLMSKLGLTQEIVTETIDRWLEYGSHLCRLFGMNELDLPISDKIRIYHYYIPVFVWCQKEILYHKSKFKDGEQAPPLVIGISAPQGSGKTTLVYALNHLFQVTGRNSATLSIDDFYLKAEDQVCNAKLRSENPGNSLLELRGNAGSHDLPFSVETLNTLRNLTRAGQKMQLPRYDKSAYGGKGDRSDLSTWPEVEGPLAVVLFEGWMLGFKPQPPDDVKAVDPKLDVVNSNLEAYYDAWDKFVDSWIVIKIKNPECVYQWRLEAEVAMRAAGKPGMSDQEVLDFVSRYMPAYKAYLPTLYSEGPRGADKNHLLVVEIDEYRNPVVAQ is encoded by the exons atgaaaaaatatcCAGTGGCCTCCAACGACCGACTGGATAGGCTCCGCTCGAATCTGTCCTCTCCTTCGCACTCTCCACCTCTCTCATATGAAAAATCCGCGAATTCCCTCTttggtttcttttgtttatttgaagTACGGGAAGTTGAAGAAGGCATGGTGGGTTTGAGCGTCCtctgccaccaccaccatcttcCTTGCCTCCCCTCCGAATGGAGCATCTCCACCTCGGCCACGACGTCCTCCCATTCTTGTTCCTTTCACTCACGCAACCACTtggcttcttcctttttttctctccaccGCCATGATG TGCAGAGGCCGTCTTGGTCTCAAGGACTGTCTTTATATTGCAACAATTTTATCAGAAGCAATGGAAGGGAGCTTACAATTCCGCGCTCAACATTCTCAACGACACCAGCAATGGTTGCCGCTGTTCATGACCTTTTTGATTTCATTTGCTCCGGTCCATTGATGAGCAAGTTAGGCCTCACGCAAGAGATAGTGACTGAAACCATAGATAGATGGTTGGAGTATGGAAGTCACTTGTGTAGATTGTTTGGCATGAACGAGCTGGATCTGCCCATTTCCGATAAGATCAGAATATATCACTATTATATCCCAGTGTTTGTTTGGTGCCAAAAGGAGATACTGTACCACAAATCTAAGTTCAAAGATGGTGAACAAGCTCCACCATTGGTG ATTGGAATCAGTGCTCCTCAAGGAAGTGGAAAAACAACTCTAGTCTATGCTCTCAACCATCTTTTCCAAGTCACTGGAAG GAATTCAGCAACATTGTCGATTgatgacttttatttgaaagcTGAGGATCAAGTATGCAAT GCAAAACTTCGCAGTGAAAATCCTGGGAACTCTCTTTTGGAG CTACGAGGAAATGCTGGAAGCCATGACTTGCCATTCTCTGTTGAGACATTAAATACTTTACGCAATTTAACTAGAGCAG GCCAAAAAATGCAACTTCCACGTTATGACAAA tCTGCATATGGTGGAAAAGGAGACAGATCTGATTTATCGACTTGGCCTGAAGTTGAAGGACCGTTGGCG GTTGTCTTGTTTGAAGGCTGGATGCTTGGTTTTAAACCACAACCTCCTGATGATGTCAAAGCAGTTGATCCAAAG CTTGATGTGGTCAATAGCAATCTTGAAGCTTATTATGATGCATGGGATAAGTTTGTAGACTCGTGGATAGTTATCAAGATAAAGAATCCAGAATGTGTTTATCAGTGGCGATTGGAG GCGGAGGTTGCCATGAGAGCAGCCGGGAAGCCTGGGATGTCTGACCAGGAG GTTCTGGACTTCGTTTCACGTTATATGCCTGCTTATAAAGCGTATCTGCCAACCCTTTATTCAGAGGGCCCACGCGGTGCAGACAAAAATCACCTCCTAGTTGTTGAAATCGATGAATATCGTAATCCTGTAGTTGCACAATGA
- the LOC116267746 gene encoding D-glycerate 3-kinase, chloroplastic isoform X2, translating into MKKYPVASNDRLDRLRSNLSSPSHSPPLSYEKSANSLFGFFCLFEVREVEEGMVGLSVLCHHHHLPCLPSEWSISTSATTSSHSCSFHSRNHLASSFFSLHRHDVQRPSWSQGLSLYCNNFIRSNGRELTIPRSTFSTTPAMVAAVHDLFDFICSGPLMSKLGLTQEIVTETIDRWLEYGSHLCRLFGMNELDLPISDKIRIYHYYIPVFVWCQKEILYHKSKFKDGEQAPPLVIGISAPQGSGKTTLVYALNHLFQVTGRNSATLSIDDFYLKAEDQAKLRSENPGNSLLELRGNAGSHDLPFSVETLNTLRNLTRAGQKMQLPRYDKSAYGGKGDRSDLSTWPEVEGPLAVVLFEGWMLGFKPQPPDDVKAVDPKLDVVNSNLEAYYDAWDKFVDSWIVIKIKNPECVYQWRLEAEVAMRAAGKPGMSDQEVLDFVSRYMPAYKAYLPTLYSEGPRGADKNHLLVVEIDEYRNPVVAQ; encoded by the exons atgaaaaaatatcCAGTGGCCTCCAACGACCGACTGGATAGGCTCCGCTCGAATCTGTCCTCTCCTTCGCACTCTCCACCTCTCTCATATGAAAAATCCGCGAATTCCCTCTttggtttcttttgtttatttgaagTACGGGAAGTTGAAGAAGGCATGGTGGGTTTGAGCGTCCtctgccaccaccaccatcttcCTTGCCTCCCCTCCGAATGGAGCATCTCCACCTCGGCCACGACGTCCTCCCATTCTTGTTCCTTTCACTCACGCAACCACTtggcttcttcctttttttctctccaccGCCATGATG TGCAGAGGCCGTCTTGGTCTCAAGGACTGTCTTTATATTGCAACAATTTTATCAGAAGCAATGGAAGGGAGCTTACAATTCCGCGCTCAACATTCTCAACGACACCAGCAATGGTTGCCGCTGTTCATGACCTTTTTGATTTCATTTGCTCCGGTCCATTGATGAGCAAGTTAGGCCTCACGCAAGAGATAGTGACTGAAACCATAGATAGATGGTTGGAGTATGGAAGTCACTTGTGTAGATTGTTTGGCATGAACGAGCTGGATCTGCCCATTTCCGATAAGATCAGAATATATCACTATTATATCCCAGTGTTTGTTTGGTGCCAAAAGGAGATACTGTACCACAAATCTAAGTTCAAAGATGGTGAACAAGCTCCACCATTGGTG ATTGGAATCAGTGCTCCTCAAGGAAGTGGAAAAACAACTCTAGTCTATGCTCTCAACCATCTTTTCCAAGTCACTGGAAG GAATTCAGCAACATTGTCGATTgatgacttttatttgaaagcTGAGGATCAA GCAAAACTTCGCAGTGAAAATCCTGGGAACTCTCTTTTGGAG CTACGAGGAAATGCTGGAAGCCATGACTTGCCATTCTCTGTTGAGACATTAAATACTTTACGCAATTTAACTAGAGCAG GCCAAAAAATGCAACTTCCACGTTATGACAAA tCTGCATATGGTGGAAAAGGAGACAGATCTGATTTATCGACTTGGCCTGAAGTTGAAGGACCGTTGGCG GTTGTCTTGTTTGAAGGCTGGATGCTTGGTTTTAAACCACAACCTCCTGATGATGTCAAAGCAGTTGATCCAAAG CTTGATGTGGTCAATAGCAATCTTGAAGCTTATTATGATGCATGGGATAAGTTTGTAGACTCGTGGATAGTTATCAAGATAAAGAATCCAGAATGTGTTTATCAGTGGCGATTGGAG GCGGAGGTTGCCATGAGAGCAGCCGGGAAGCCTGGGATGTCTGACCAGGAG GTTCTGGACTTCGTTTCACGTTATATGCCTGCTTATAAAGCGTATCTGCCAACCCTTTATTCAGAGGGCCCACGCGGTGCAGACAAAAATCACCTCCTAGTTGTTGAAATCGATGAATATCGTAATCCTGTAGTTGCACAATGA